Within Vigna unguiculata cultivar IT97K-499-35 chromosome 2, ASM411807v1, whole genome shotgun sequence, the genomic segment AAGATTTAAAATTCTATATCTGAATAAATGGAATCACATGAGTTTTACTTAAGGGGCGGTTGATCAAACGTGCATTATAGTATAAACTACTCACATATAATAAGGGTGACAGAAATGACTTGCCATTATTATGTAGAAATATAAAAACGACAATAATTTTTTCAGTTTTGGGTTTGATTGATTAGGTTAAGGTTAGTTCATACAAATCAAAGTCACATGTTAGTCAATGAGGCATTACATTTTGGATGATAATTGAGGTTAAGGGTTAGTTACATCACATGCTGCTGCAGCTCAAGTATTCTATAATGAAATGAATGTTTTGTATGTTACACCATTTAAAAGCATATTCAAAACTAAAGAAATATGAGTATATTGCAagactaaaataataacattcaaTGATTCAAAACAAGTGAGTAAGGTGACACGAgcaaatgaatattttatccAACATTTCATTGGGAAGAGGTTCAAGTTTAACAAACTACACTTTGACAGAGAATACGATTCTCAGATACATTGCTCTTAAAACATAATGTTGTTTAAGCTGGAAATGCCTGCAGAAGAAAAAACCAACAAAGAGAATCAAGTTCTTGAAAAAAAGGCACACACCAAACATTTCCAAGTACCAGAAATTATTAATTCTATGATGCTAACACCTCAATTTCCAAGGTAGAAGAAGTGTCATTGTTGAGTGCCCCCTCTTGTCTCCCAGTAACAGTAAATGCAGACTTCACAACAACTCATGGCCACAAAAACAATGATTATGCCAACTTGAACAAAACATTACTCATATGTCTCCCCAACTATGGTAGAAACTTTAGGGTACATGAATTGACAAGTTCAATAATACACatcataatttcaaaatatcttatattattGAAGTTTCACAGGGAGCACACACCAGCAATTCACTGTTCTCATTGTTTAGTTCTGCATTGTGTTTATCACAGTTATAAAGTTCTACATTGTTCATCTCATCaccatgaaattaaaaaatggatAGAGCTGCCAAATTTCTGACCCAAAATGTCAGAAAGTCATATGAAAGTTTGCATGACCCACATGTACACATCACATAATTAACCAAATAGTCCATGTTCATAAACATGGTACCATGTTTAGGTTCCCCAAACCATGGTGCTATAAATAGATTCAACAAAGACTAGTTATCATTCAAGTTATCAAACACCCTTCTATAGCAGCACTATTGTAGCAGACACTGCAAAGAAAATATGGAAGATAGTTCTAAATACCCTCATGCACATCAACCTGTGAGATCCATTAGTTTTCCCACCAGAGTTCACCCTGTTTCTCAGAGAGTTGAAGCACTTCTAAACCACCTAAAACATCATCATTCTCAACCTGTCTCAAGCACTGAAAATTTGGAAGCAGAAACAATTCAGAGTGACTTAGTTGTGCTTGCTGAGTTGTATAACTCCATGGAGGAACTCTTCCATTCTCCACACTCACAGCAAGCTCTTCTACGCTACCAAGATGGGAAACTCGTTGAAGAAGCGTTATGTGGCTCAGTCACATTGCTAGACACATGTGAGTCTGCGAGGGATTTGTTGTTGGTTCTGAAGGAACACATGCAAACCCTTCATTCAGCTTTGCGTAGAAGAAAGGGAGATTCAAACATTGAAAGCAGCGTTTCTTCTTTTGATATCTTCAAGAAGATGGCAAAGAAGACAATTTCCAAACAACTTGGACAGCTTAAGAGAATGCAGAATAAGGTTAATTCCTTCTGTTTACTGGACCAAGATCAACAGCTAGCATTTTTGGCGAGAGTTCTAAGAGAATCAAACACCTTCACCATCTCTATATTACATTCTCTGTTAGTATTTCTGTCCATGCCAACGTTAGTTGCAAAAGGGTCCTCCTCCTTGATCTCAAAGTTGAAGATCACTGTTTTGTTCTCTTCCCAGAAAGAACAGAAGAACACAAATGGGGTTGCAGATCTTAACAGTGTTCTGTGCTCCCTCTttggaagagagaaaaatggtGATTCCTGTGGTGAATTTCAAAGGGCACTAGGAGTGTTGGAGACATTGAATGTTAATATTGAGGCTCTTGAGAGTGGATTAGATTGCATATTTAGATGTTTAGTCAAAAATAGAGTGTCGTTTCTGAATATGCTAGCTCATTAAAGAGTATTAATGGCTGAAAGTATCTATTTGTAAATATAGAATCTCCACAAATCCATGTTTAAATAAGAGCATCATGATGAGTTCATAATTCTATTTCATCTTCTCAACATTTCTCCATTCTAGTATTAAAGTTGACAGGGGAAGGTCTTTCATCAAACTATTGGTGGgtgttcaaaatttaattgctgAATAATGTGATCAACATCATACCTACTTAACAGTTAATCATACTAAGCATtccaattaaatatatttttgagttcatattaaataatactaacaattccaatttagttaaaaaaaagacTACACTTTCTCTCAGTCCACCATGCCAATGTAGAATATCCACATGCCTTGGTGCCTTTTTCACCAAAAACGTAACGATTTCTTCCTGAACTTTGCTATTTCTTCATTCACTTCGATATTTCTTCATGCACTCTCCAGTTTCTATAAGAAGAACATGTTATTCCTGTAGGTTTAATGTTttgaaagttttttctttttttttttctttttcagattTTGTTATTTGGAAGTCGTTTTGAAtcaataattcataatatattttaaaattttattgttgttatggattatatattttagaGGATAAATACTGCATTATGGATAATACAGTATGAAGCAAATGACTTCATCgtataaaaaacacaaaaatatccTTCTTTACTGTATCACACCACAACTTCCTTAAAAGTAATGGGAGTGCAGAAAGAAAATGTCTTTCTATGATTCTGAATTGTGAACTTTAAAAAGGTGATACATATTTATTAGGGTTTTTACTTTTTGCATCCCACAATTCATACCActtaaattatcaaattaactattttatcctgattttgaattatatattttgaaatttttcgaAACCagtctttcaaaattttcagaacagaaattttagaaaaaacttGGGGAACAAAATTTTCAGGAACACAAAAACTTGCGGAACAAAGTTTTCTGGAGCACATGAAATATGTTTcgaaataaatttttcaaaatgcatataataattatcaaaaacaagttttattttattcttctacACCATTCTCTCTTTTCGGATCGGCTGGTTTGGTTATGTTAGAAATGAGTGAGTCCAATCCGACTCATTTTTTGGTGAGCCAAAAATTTTATAACCCGACTCAACTCATCATGGGTTGATAGGTTAAGTGAGTTGActcatatga encodes:
- the LOC114174272 gene encoding uncharacterized protein LOC114174272; this encodes MEDSSKYPHAHQPVRSISFPTRVHPVSQRVEALLNHLKHHHSQPVSSTENLEAETIQSDLVVLAELYNSMEELFHSPHSQQALLRYQDGKLVEEALCGSVTLLDTCESARDLLLVLKEHMQTLHSALRRRKGDSNIESSVSSFDIFKKMAKKTISKQLGQLKRMQNKVNSFCLLDQDQQLAFLARVLRESNTFTISILHSLLVFLSMPTLVAKGSSSLISKLKITVLFSSQKEQKNTNGVADLNSVLCSLFGREKNGDSCGEFQRALGVLETLNVNIEALESGLDCIFRCLVKNRVSFLNMLAH